A genomic region of Eucalyptus grandis isolate ANBG69807.140 chromosome 5, ASM1654582v1, whole genome shotgun sequence contains the following coding sequences:
- the LOC108959566 gene encoding uncharacterized protein LOC108959566 — protein sequence MGFEKKDLDVVLIPVGLLIMFLYHLQLLYRYLHQPHSTVMGFENFNKLFWVRAIMQSEKREIGTCLGVISSNISAATFLASVSLTLCSLIGAWISNTNNNFFESELIYGDTRSTTLSIKYISLLICFLLAFTCFIQSARHFVHANYLISMPSLSIPPKSVEVAVIRGGDFWSVGLRALYFAMNLLLWFFGPIPMFAGSIFMVLFLHYLDSNTMPLIEHEFEFDGGQVVRKVEQRVSDIAMAIHMPSHQN from the exons ATGGGGTTTGAGAAGAAAGATCTGGATGTGGTGCTGATTCCAGTTGGCTTGCTTATTATGTTCTTGTACCATCTCCAACTCCTCTACAGATACCTTCATCAGCCTCATTCCACTGTCATGGGGTTTGAGAACTTCAACAAGCTATTCTGGGTTCGGGCCATCATGCag AGTGAGAAGAGGGAAATTGGCACGTGCCTCGGGGTGATCTCCTCCAACATATCAGCGGCGACGTTCCTGGCCTCCGTCTCACTCACCCTCTGCTCCCTGATCGGCGCCTGGATCAGCAACACCAACAACAATTTCTTTGAGAGCGAACTCATCTATGGGGACACCCGGTCCACCACCCTCTCCATCAAGTACATCAGCCTCCTCATCTGCTTCCTCCTCGCCTTCACATGCTTCATCCAGTCAGCCCGGCACTTCGTCCACGCCAATTACCTCATCAGCATGCCGAGCTTAAGCATCCCACCCAAGAGTGTCGAGGTGGCTGTTATCCGAGGCGGTGATTTCTGGTCTGTTGGGCTCAGGGCACTGTACTTTGCTATGAACTTGCTTCTCTGGTTCTTCGGACCAATACCCATGTTTGCTGGTTCCATTTTCATGGTCTTGTTCTTGCACTACCTCGACTCGAACACGATGCCATTGATTGAGCACGAGTTTGAGTTTGATGGGGGGCAAGTGGTGAGGAAGGTGGAGCAGAGAGTGTCCGATATAGCAATGGCCATTCACATGCCTTCACATCAGAATTGA
- the LOC104445231 gene encoding uncharacterized protein LOC104445231, translating into MAFPQEDLDLVLVPIGLLLMFAYNLFFLYRYLHFPKTTVMGIENDDKRAWVEAILQGNVDVQSVGVSVVTSNVSAATFFASVCLTLCSLLGAWIANSPSSSNIFNAVLLFGDSKPSTAAVKHLCLLLCFLVSFACFLQSARHHVHASYLITTPGSLVDPEDVKVVVIRGGEFWSLGHRSLYFALSLLLWFFGPVPMFITSVVLVMILHHHDKYSIPIKRRPLGKKTQIESRV; encoded by the exons ATGGCTTTTCCTCAGGAAGACCTCGATCTGGTTCTTGTGCCGATTGGGTTGCTCCTCATGTTCGCTTACAATCTCTTCTTCCTATACAGATACCTTCACTTCCCCAAAACGACAGTGATGGGCATCGAAAACGACGATAAAAGGGCTTGGGTTGAGGCGATTTTGCAG GGAAATGTGGACGTACAATCGGTCGGGGTGAGCGTCGTCACATCGAACGTGTCAGCCGCGACCTTCTTCGCCTCGGTGTGCCTGACCCTCTGCTCCCTTCTCGGCGCGTGGATTGCCAACTCGCCCTCCTCCTCAAACATCTTCAACGCCGTCCTCCTCTTCGGCGACTCGAAGCCGTCCACGGCAGCGGTCAAGCACCTCTGcctcctcctctgcttcctcGTGTCCTTCGCTTGCTTCCTCCAGTCGGCAAGGCACCACGTCCACGCGAGCTACCTGATCACCACTCCGGGATCCCTCGTCGACCCCGAGGATGTCAAGGTGGTGGTCATACGAGGGGGCGAGTTCTGGTCGCTCGGGCACCGGTCGCTCTACTTCGCCCTGAGCTTGCTGCTCTGGTTTTTCGGGCCCGTCCCGATGTTCATCACGTCGGTGGTTCTAGTGATGATTCTGCATCACCACGACAAGTATTCAATTCCTATAAAGAGACGTCCGCTTGGAAAGAAAACTCAGATTGAGAGTAGAGTGTAA